From one Planococcus citri chromosome 3, ihPlaCitr1.1, whole genome shotgun sequence genomic stretch:
- the stv gene encoding BAG family molecular chaperone regulator 3 isoform X1 — protein sequence MSFRDRDKSNLKDYLRNNSGSKLIDEIKKDFENNKKAWFDTSPFRRDGFPSFKNEDIFGKKSDPGIKSHLEDLAKKHPEFAGDLQRPLWEEPLNTNWDNAFTIPVSVEKLIADYDKPSSSQQSAPPQPETELDGQQAAAPEASNSSVESSSQETMNEHQDPKEPKRYVSKIEMTPVNPYEESTSEQGKQSQPGTPNSARKQPTVRHIPIFVEGRSEPVLPKNAAGNFQSTNQFPAQHEQTNPIKRKFDNTNEHSHQRQEVPLQSQPIPVHIEKTNKSGKSTPTPAPPTAEPEPPKQAEKPHPPPPVQKLDPMSRIEQVRNDVEELATEVEKFAGTSRTDKEYLYLDEMLTRNLIKLDLVEVEGNETLRVARKDVIRSIQKAISCLESKVPIPADQQNQDEDANQNESSADPNASMEVDDQSTQQNDPQNQNNDGGGQSK from the exons ATGTCTTTTCGTGATCGTgataaatcaaatttaaagGATTACTTACGAAATAATTCGGGCAGCAAGTTGATCGACGAGATTAAAAAAGactttgaaaataataagaaaGCCTGGTTCGATACTAGTCCTTTTAGACGG GACGGTTTTCCATCGTTCAAAAACGAAGACATCTTCGGTAAGAAATCCGATCCCGGTATAAAATCACATCTCGAAGACTTGGCCAAAAAACACCCAGAATTTGCTGGCGATTTGCAACGTCCCCTATGGGAAGAACCGTTGAACACGAACTGGGATAACGCTTTCACAATACCAGTCTCGGTGGAAAAACTGATCGCCGACTACGATAAGCCGAGCAGCTCTCAGCAAAGTGCTCCACCGCAACCGGAAACCGAACTAGACGGTCAACAGGCAGCTGCTCCCGAAGCATCGAACAGCAGCGTCGAGTCCAGCAGTCAGGAAACTATGAACGAACATCAAGATCCAAAAGAGCCTAAAAGATACGTGTCGAAAATAGAAATGACTCCGGTCAACCCGTACGAAGAGTCGACTTCCGAACAAGGTAAACAATCGCAACCCGGTACACCGAACTCGGCCCGGAAGCAGCCCACCGTAAGGCATATTCCTATCTTCGTCGAAGGACGATCCGAGCCTGTATTACCGAAAAACGCAGCTGGTAACTTTCAATCTACCAATCAGTTCCCTGCTCAGCACGAGCAGACGAATCCTATCAAAAGGAAATTCGATAACACCAACGAACACAGTCATCAGAGGCAAGAAGTACCTCTTCAGTCGCAGCCGATCCCGGTACATATAGAGAAAACTAATAAATCTGGTAAATCGACTCCGACTCCGGCTCCACCAACTGCCGAACCGGAACCACCTAAACAGGCTGAGAAACCGCATCCACCGCCACCGGTTCAAAAACTAGATCCTATGTCTAGAATCGAGCAAGTCCGCAATGATGTCGAAGAGTTGGCGACCGAAGTGGAGAAATTCGCCGGTACCTCGCGTACTGATAAAGAGTACTTATATTTAGATGAAATGCTTACTAGAAATCTAATCAAATTAGACCTCGTCGAAGTCGAAGGCAACGAAACCCTAAGAGTTGCTCGTAAAGATGTCATTAGATCTATTCAAAAAGCTATCTCGTGCTTGGAAAGCAAAGTACCAATACCCGCAGATCAACAAAATCAAGACGAAGACGCCAATCAAAACGAATCATCGGCCGATCCTAACGCATCGATGGAAGTCGATGATCAATCGACACAGCAGAATGATCCTCAGAATCAAAACAACGACGGAGGTGGTCAATCCAAGTAG
- the stv gene encoding BAG family molecular chaperone regulator 3 isoform X2 — translation MNQDIASDVVDGFPSFKNEDIFGKKSDPGIKSHLEDLAKKHPEFAGDLQRPLWEEPLNTNWDNAFTIPVSVEKLIADYDKPSSSQQSAPPQPETELDGQQAAAPEASNSSVESSSQETMNEHQDPKEPKRYVSKIEMTPVNPYEESTSEQGKQSQPGTPNSARKQPTVRHIPIFVEGRSEPVLPKNAAGNFQSTNQFPAQHEQTNPIKRKFDNTNEHSHQRQEVPLQSQPIPVHIEKTNKSGKSTPTPAPPTAEPEPPKQAEKPHPPPPVQKLDPMSRIEQVRNDVEELATEVEKFAGTSRTDKEYLYLDEMLTRNLIKLDLVEVEGNETLRVARKDVIRSIQKAISCLESKVPIPADQQNQDEDANQNESSADPNASMEVDDQSTQQNDPQNQNNDGGGQSK, via the exons ATGAATCAGGATATTGCGAGTGATGTTGTA GACGGTTTTCCATCGTTCAAAAACGAAGACATCTTCGGTAAGAAATCCGATCCCGGTATAAAATCACATCTCGAAGACTTGGCCAAAAAACACCCAGAATTTGCTGGCGATTTGCAACGTCCCCTATGGGAAGAACCGTTGAACACGAACTGGGATAACGCTTTCACAATACCAGTCTCGGTGGAAAAACTGATCGCCGACTACGATAAGCCGAGCAGCTCTCAGCAAAGTGCTCCACCGCAACCGGAAACCGAACTAGACGGTCAACAGGCAGCTGCTCCCGAAGCATCGAACAGCAGCGTCGAGTCCAGCAGTCAGGAAACTATGAACGAACATCAAGATCCAAAAGAGCCTAAAAGATACGTGTCGAAAATAGAAATGACTCCGGTCAACCCGTACGAAGAGTCGACTTCCGAACAAGGTAAACAATCGCAACCCGGTACACCGAACTCGGCCCGGAAGCAGCCCACCGTAAGGCATATTCCTATCTTCGTCGAAGGACGATCCGAGCCTGTATTACCGAAAAACGCAGCTGGTAACTTTCAATCTACCAATCAGTTCCCTGCTCAGCACGAGCAGACGAATCCTATCAAAAGGAAATTCGATAACACCAACGAACACAGTCATCAGAGGCAAGAAGTACCTCTTCAGTCGCAGCCGATCCCGGTACATATAGAGAAAACTAATAAATCTGGTAAATCGACTCCGACTCCGGCTCCACCAACTGCCGAACCGGAACCACCTAAACAGGCTGAGAAACCGCATCCACCGCCACCGGTTCAAAAACTAGATCCTATGTCTAGAATCGAGCAAGTCCGCAATGATGTCGAAGAGTTGGCGACCGAAGTGGAGAAATTCGCCGGTACCTCGCGTACTGATAAAGAGTACTTATATTTAGATGAAATGCTTACTAGAAATCTAATCAAATTAGACCTCGTCGAAGTCGAAGGCAACGAAACCCTAAGAGTTGCTCGTAAAGATGTCATTAGATCTATTCAAAAAGCTATCTCGTGCTTGGAAAGCAAAGTACCAATACCCGCAGATCAACAAAATCAAGACGAAGACGCCAATCAAAACGAATCATCGGCCGATCCTAACGCATCGATGGAAGTCGATGATCAATCGACACAGCAGAATGATCCTCAGAATCAAAACAACGACGGAGGTGGTCAATCCAAGTAG
- the LOC135840348 gene encoding protein MIS12 homolog has translation MATSSQLFDGASEDKLINPPKDFQEKLCAMEYETQFFGFSPLAYYDFLKKYTSNQIKTELGKQGASISKQADDAETVKCNAATERLIQKTDERVEQAFKTIESKFLNVFAIPSNVLLPEDEIQKNQYTEEDRKQIDAEIEALEKKYKGCLCLESRFEAELEECTALDNIEKELMKVEDIILNKLNGKLSSKLKSWQSLRDDLNEYDSLRELFKKVVGLES, from the exons atggCAACATCATCTCAACTTTTCGACGGAGCTTCTGAAGATAAACTTATCAATCCGCCCAAGGATTTCCAGGAAAAACTATGTGCTATGGAATATGAGACTCAATTCTTCGGATTTTCTCCTCTGGCGTACTATGACTTTC TCAAGAAATACACCTCGAATCAAATCAAAACCGAACTCGGAAAACAAGGAGCTTCGATCTCGAAGCAAGCGGATGATGCCGAAACGGTTAAATGTAACGCTGCTACGGAGAGATTAATTCAGAAAACCGATGAGAGAGTGGAACAAGCATTCAAAACGATCGAG TCGAAATTTCTGAACGTGTTTGCTATTCCTTCGAACGTTCTATTACCCGAAGacgaaattcagaaaaatcagtaCACAGAAGAAGATCGAAAACAAATTGACGCTGAAATAGAAGCCCTCGAAAAGAAATATAAAGGG TGTTTATGCCTGGAAAGTCGTTTCGAAGCAGAACTCGAAGAATGTACAGCTTTGGATAACATCGAAAAAGAACTGATGAAAGTAGAAGATATCATATTGAATAAGCTGAACGGTAAACTTTCGTCTAAATTGAAATCTTGGCAAAGTCTTCGGGATGACTTGAACGAATATGATTCTTTACGTGAACTTTTTAAGAAAGTTGTAGGACTAGAATCGTAA
- the LOC135840345 gene encoding protein artemis-like produces the protein MYSRKEQYEKDPEKSFNGFLHEKNLDFMAIDLFTASTWKCKVFLLSHHHTDHMQGLREFVSELHRSTDKFIYTSSLTASYLEHTYSVDPKKIESLPFNKSFVVYTLPDGSDVTVTCTPAGHCPGSVMFVIEYHNKRILYTGDFRMNLSEFKESQRYLIQPNGSCKEIDSLYIDSTFALPNKMPHRDQSQDVILKVAEEWLIDATSNRKIIIDIHSCIGGEHLFVSLSKAFKTKIAVHQDEFNKFYDNITELRPYFKVVNDISDESDWLIHACRTNRMRCQDKKGDFQIRMIRPCALGFFRNYFSNNEKIINGVPCVELKGGRGSLRSFFKIYYSQHSSLEELRDIVKFVAPSNVYLNTVYRGHEDTMKAALLISESNSKSKKSLESGDGVKIGVQNGCNSSIDEYYKSKRRRTDILKTLNLLDD, from the coding sequence ATGTATTCCAGAAAAGAACAGTACGAGAAAGATCCAGAAAAATCGTTCAATGGATTTTTGCACGAAAAGAATTTAGACTTTATGGCGATAGATTTGTTTACTGCATCTACGTGGAAATGTAAAGTATTCTTGCTCTCCCATCATCATACCGATCATATGCAAGGTCTGAGAGAATTTGTCAGCGAACTTCACCGATCTACTGATAAATTCATCTACACTTCCTCATTAACGGCGTCGTATTTGGAGCATACATATAGCGTTGATCCAAAGAAAATAGAATCGCTGCCTTTTAACAAATCTTTCGTCGTTTATACTCTACCTGACGGTAGTGATGTGACCGTTACGTGTACTCCAGCTGGTCATTGTCCAGGATCGGTGATGTTTGTGATCGAATACCATAATAAGCGTATTTTGTATACCGGTGACTTTCGTATGAATTTAAGCGAATTTAAAGAAAGCCAAAGATATTTGATACAGCCTAATGGCTCCTGTAAGGAGATCGATTCTCTGTACATTGATTCGACGTTTGCGCTTCCGAACAAAATGCCTCACAGAGATCAGTCTCAAGATGTGATATTGAAAGTGGCCGAAGAATGGTTGATCGACGCAACTAGCAATAGGAAGATTATAATCGATATTCATTCGTGTATCGGAGGCGAGCATTTATTCGTATCTTTGTCAAAAGCGTTTAAAACCAAAATAGCTGTTCATCAAGATGAATTCAATAAGTTTTACGATAATATTACGGAGCTGCGGCCTTATTTTAAAGTTGTTAATGACATAAGTGATGAGAGTGATTGGTTAATACACGCTTGTCGTACTAATAGAATGCGGTGTCAGGATAAAAAAGGTGATTTTCAGATTCGAATGATTAGACCTTGCGCTTTGGGgttttttcgtaattattttaGTAATAATGAGAAAATCATTAATGGTGTTCCGTGCGTGGAATTGAAAGGCGGAAGAGGAAGTTTgagatctttttttaaaatttattattcgcaACATTCCTCGTTAGAAGAACTTCGTGATATCGTTAAATTTGTAGCTCCGAGTAATGTCTATCTTAATACCGTGTATCGTGGTCATGAAGATACGATGAAAGCAGCGTTACTCATTTCAGAATCAAACTCCAAGTCTAAAAAATCTTTGGAAAGTGGcgatggtgttaaaattggagtgcaaaaTGGCTGTAATTCATCGATTGATGAGTATTATAAAAGCAAAAGACGTCGAACAGATATACTCAAAACTCTGAACCTACTTGACGATTGA
- the LOC135840340 gene encoding TBC1 domain family member 25 codes for MKIMATNFGYKREAVRVKAIKIDGNCMPETRKFSVDPQITTFDVLRSILSKAFDIKPDFTVFYRVLDDYNQETYLPLLSDWDLDAAFVSAADPCLCLRIDMKIYEEVGEEWSAGSNSLSWITESKIPLRLQGMIMNHVEKTVSMFRGALNFIEDIQQAQEATNQPVFAPLTDADFREYLNSVGQLVKVNEFKNTIYFGGVDPSFRKVIWKHLLNVYPKGLSGKERMEYMKRKSHEYEQLKNAWKNATNDEQMKEELSFVTSMVKKDVLRTDRQHSFYAGKDDNQNIVSLFNILTTYALNHPSVSYCQGMSDLASPLLVTMGNEAHAYICFCSLMRRLAPNFLIDGVTMTQRFQHLADGLLYYDPTFYAYLKARQADDLLFCYRWLLLEMKREFAFDDALRMLEVMWSSLPPSDPSCELPLYEVRFCSDSQFPPPPSPSPRETPYTKVCALRRQTSSGKALMINRSLDESVIAKRRLHNSTFNKAKKFSSLDDAAFLGNRYTSKSSLASSLAPSPGCVSGSVFNYNSNATAVSNNNEKKRLLLEVVGKSSTEKDLTTKANLAANKKVKNFNEFLTLEKKIAKKKAFKEGDSGSVEIPSDSSPSPDDSSEYYPMTTSITQKLSKDLENLEKQVFNVRIENTDKGNEVESKNIGEEVFVWENPLQDDATQELSASSATSTDSNVDSSSTSDDVAVEPSSCNGKHLSEEFEFGSSFKSKDKVILPGPTEFGGGNPFLMFLCISVLTQHRDMIMKSNYDYNEIAMHFDKMVRKHNVNRVLNQARLMYAAYLKHHRQNYLKV; via the exons atgaaaataatgGCTACTAATTTCGGATACAAAAGAGAAGCTGTAAGAGTCAAAGCAATA aaaatcgacGGTAATTGTATGCCAGAAACTAGGAAATTCAGCGTTGATCCTCAAATCACAACTTTCGATGTATTACGAAGTATTCTATCCAAAGCATTCGACATCAAACC AGATTTCACCGTATTTTATCGAGTATTGGACGACTATAATCAAGAAACTTATTTACCATTACTTTCTGACTGGGATCTCGATGCAGCCTTCGTTAG CGCTGCAGATCCTTGTCTGTGTTTAAGAATAGATATGAAAATATACGAAGAAGTAGGAGAAGAATGGAGTGCCGGTTCGAATTCCTTGTCTTGGATTACAGAAAGCAAGATTCCGTTGAGGTTACAGGGCATGATTATGAATCAT GTGGAAAAAACCGTCAGTATGTTTCGAGGTGCTTTAAACTTTATCGAAGATATTCAACAAGCTCAAGAAGCCACAAATCAACCTGTATTTGCTCCTTTGACCGATGCTGATTTTAGAGAATACCTTAATTCCGTTGGTCAACTCGTGAAAGTGAATGAATTCAAGAATACTATTTATTTCGGCGGAGTGGATCCGAGTTTCAG aaaagtCATATGGAAACATTTACTAAACGTATACCCCAAAGGTCTCTCCGGTAAGGAAAGAATGGAGTACATGAAACGTAAATCTCACGAATATGAGCAGCTAAAAAACGCCTGGAAAAACGCCACGAACGATGAACAG ATGAAAGAAGAATTGAGTTTCGTTACCAGTATGGTTAAAAAAGACGTACTAAGGACCGATCGTCAACATTCGTTTTACGCTGGCAAAGATGATAACCAAAATATAGTCTCGTTATTCAATATTCTCACCAC GTACGCTTTGAACCATCCCTCTGTGAGTTACTGCCAAGGAATGAGTGATTTAGCATCTCCATTACTGGTAACGATGGGAAACGAAGCTCACGCCTATATTTGTTTTTGCTCTCTGATGAGACGTCTCGCTCCAAACTTTCTAATAGATGGTGTAACAATGACTCAACGTTTCCAACATTTGGCCGATGGGCTGTTATATTACGATCCGACGTTTTACGCTTATTTGAAAGCTCGTCAA GCGGACGACTTACTCTTCTGCTATCGCTGGCTACTGCTCGAGATGAAACGTGAATTCGCCTTCGACGACGCGTTACGAATGTTAGAAGTAATGTGGAGCTCGTTACCTCCATCAGATCCATCTTGCGAGCTACCTCTGTACGAGGTACGTTTTTGCTCCGACTCGCAATTCCCTCCTCCTCCTAGTCCTAGTCCAAGAGAAACACCATATACCAAAGTATGCGCTCTACGACGTCAAACGTCTTCCGGTAAAGCGCTAATGATAAATCGTAGCTTAGACGAATCGGTAATAGCCAAACGCCGCTTACACAATTCCACGTTCAACAAAGCGAAGAAATTCAGCAGCTTGGATGACGCCGCTTTCCTAGGTAATCGTTACACTTCGAAGAGTTCGTTAGCTTCGAGTTTAGCACCATCTCCAGGCTGCGTATCCGGCTCGGTATTCAATTACAACTCCAATGCGACCGCTGTAAGCAATAACAACGAGAAAAAACGACTATTGTTGGAGGTTGTCGGTAAATCCAGTACTGAAAAAGATCTCACCACCAAAGCTAACCTAGCTGctaataaaaaagtgaaaaatttcaacgagtTTTTAACCCTCGAGaagaaaatagccaaaaagaAAGCTTTCAAAGAGGGCGACTCCGGTTCTGTTGAAATTCCCTCTGATAGTAGCCCTTCTCCCGATGATTCTAGCGAATACTACCCGATGACTACGTCGATTACGCAAAAACTTAGTAAAGATTTAGAAAATCTCGAGAAACAGGTATTCAACGTACGAATCGAGAACACCGATAAAGGCAACGAAGTCGAATCGAAGAATATCGGCGAAGAAGTATTCGTTTGGGAGAATCCTTTACAAGACGACGCTACCCAAGAACTTTCAGCTAGCTCAGCCACTAGTACCGATAGTAACGTCGACTCTTCTAGTACTAGCGATGATGTTGCTGTCGAGCCGTCATCTTGTAACGGTAAACATCTTAGCGAAGAGTTCGAATTCGGTAGCTCGTTTAAAAGTAAAGATAAAGTTATTCTACCCGGACCGACCGAGTTCGGTGGCGGTAATCCGTTCCTAATGTTTTTATGTATCTCGGTGCTAACTCAGCATAGAGATATGATTATGAAATCCAACTACGATTATAACGAAATAGCTATGCACTTTGATAAAATGGTCAGAAAACATAACGTGAACAGGGTTCTGAATCAAGCCAGACTTATGTACGCCGCTTATTTAAAACACCATCGACAGAATTATCTGAAAGTGTAA
- the eRF3 gene encoding eukaryotic peptide chain release factor GTP-binding subunit ERF3A isoform X1 — MSDGNGTPDSWEQTTFQTDTGRNDVTKKISTLNVNAAEFVPNFGSFGSKSDKSTSEANCELKNGVVYVTPKDSIDENASYEKSKPSNSSDAGTESESEMTRIDVPQESADPAPQPVAGDSAKDNSPSSAIADCWEDAVDSGKLASPKKNNVENNASSSSDKDDNNVEVEEEEEEEEEEEKEDTLGELDKTKARKKVPVQPADAVKKEHVNLVIIGHVDAGKSTIGGQIMALTGMVDKRTLEKYEREAKERSRESWYLSWALDTNQEEREKGKTVEVGRAYFETEKKHFTILDAPGHKSFVPNMIGGAAQADLAVLVISARKGEFETGFDRGGQTREHAMLAKTAGVQHLIVLINKMDDPTVLWSEERYQECHDKILPYLKKLGFNPAKDLSFMPVSGQTGLGLKDPLEPSVCPWWSGRPSFIQFIDQLPALNRRAEAPFVMPIIDKYRDMGTFIMGKVEAGEAKKGQTLLVMPNRTQVVVDQFYCDDLEVNSVAPGENVKAKLKGIEEEDISPGFVLCDLNNPVRVGKIFDAQVVILEHKSIICPGYSPVMHIHCAAEEVVVKTLICLIDKKTGEKSKTRPRFVKQDQVVIMRLECSGIICMEIFKTFPQMGRFILRDEGKTVGVGKVLKIVE; from the exons ATGTCCGATGGTAACGGAACTCCGGATTCGTGGGAACAAACAACATTTCAAACGGATACAGGACGTAACGACGTTactaagaaaatttcaacgttgaatGTAAACGCTGCTGAATTCGTACCAAATTTTGGAAGTTTCGGTTCAAAATCAGATAAAAGTACATCAG AGGCGAATTGCGAATTAAAAAACGGGGTCGTTTACGTAACACCTAAAGACTCGATTGACGAAAATGCTTCATATGAAAAATCTAAACCCTCAAACTCTTCTGACGCAGGAACAGAATCCGAATCCGAAATGACTAGGATAGATGTACCTCAAGAATCGGCGGATCCCGCTCCGCAACCTGTGGCCGGTGATTCGGCCAAAGATAATTCTCCCAGCTCAGCAATAGCCGATTGCTGGGAAGACGCCGTAGACAGTGGTAAGTTAGCGTCTCCCAAGAAGAATAACGTTGAAAATAACGCCTCATCGTCGAGCGATAAAGACGACAATAATGTCGAAGtcgaggaagaagaagaagaagaagaggaggaaGAGAAAGAAGATACGCTCGGCGAACTCGATAAAACCAAGGCGAGGAAAAAAGTCCCTGTCCAGCCCGCCGATGCTGTAAAAAAAGAACACGTTAATCTCGTTATAATCGGACACGTCG ATGCTGGAAAATCTACAATTGGAGGACAAATTATGGCGTTAACTGGTATGGTCGATAAACGTACATTGGAAAAATACGAACGCGAAGCCAAAGAAAGGAGTCGAGAATCTTGGTATCTTTCTTGGGCACTCGATACGAATCAAGAAG AAcgtgaaaaaggaaaaacagtCGAAGTTGGACGAGCTTATTTCGAAACCGAAAAGAAACACTTTACCATTTTAGACGCTCCTGGTCATAAAAGTTTTGTGCCTAATATGATCGGCGGAGCAGCTCAAGCAGACTTAGCTGTCTTA GTTATTTCGGCAAGAAAAGGAGAATTCGAGACGGGTTTCGATAGAGGAGGCCAAACCAGAGAACACGCCATGTTAGCCAAAACCGCCGGCGTTCAACATTTAATAGTTTTGATTAATAAAATGGACGATCCGACTGTACTATGGTCTGAAGAACGATATCAAGAATGTCACGATAAAATATtaccttatttaaaaaaattaggatttaaTCCGGCTAAAGATTTATCATTTATGCCAGTCTCCGGCCAGACTGGTTTAGGCTTAAAAGATCCCCTCGAACCCAGCGTCTGTCCTTGGTggag CGGACGACCTTCGTTTATCCAATTCATAGATCAATTACCAGCTTTAAATAGGCGAGCCGAAGCTCCATTTGTTATGCCAATTATTGATAAGTATAGAGATATGGGTACCTTTATTATGGGTAAAGTCGAAGCTGGCGAAGCCAAAAAGGGCCAAACTTTATTGGTTATGCCAAATAGG ACTCAGGTAGTTGTTGACCAGTTTTACTGTGACGATCTAGAAGTAAATTCGGTAGCTCCTGGTGAGAATGTAAAAGCCAAACTGAAAGGTATCGAAGAAGAAGATATTTCTCCCGGATTTGTTTTATGCGACCTTAATAATCCAGTACGCgtaggaaaaattttcgatGCTCAA GTCGTTATTTTAGAACATAAGAGTATCATTTGTCCTGGATATTCTCCTGTGATGCATATTCATTGTGCTGCCGAAGAAGTCGTTGTTAAA ACTCTCATTTGTTTAATTGATAAGAAAACCGGAGAGAAATCGAAAACGAGACCACGTTTCGTCAAACAAGATCAAGTCGTTATAATGAGGTTGGAATGTTCCGGAATTATTTGTATGGAAATATTTAAAACTTTCCCTCAAATGGGACGATTCATCTTGAGAGACGAAg GTAAAACGGTCGGCGTTGGAAAGGTgcttaaaattgttgaataa
- the eRF3 gene encoding eukaryotic peptide chain release factor GTP-binding subunit ERF3A isoform X2, whose amino-acid sequence MSDGNGTPDSWEQTTFQTDTGRNDVTKKISTLNVNAAEFVPNFGSFGSKSDKSTSGTESESEMTRIDVPQESADPAPQPVAGDSAKDNSPSSAIADCWEDAVDSGKLASPKKNNVENNASSSSDKDDNNVEVEEEEEEEEEEEKEDTLGELDKTKARKKVPVQPADAVKKEHVNLVIIGHVDAGKSTIGGQIMALTGMVDKRTLEKYEREAKERSRESWYLSWALDTNQEEREKGKTVEVGRAYFETEKKHFTILDAPGHKSFVPNMIGGAAQADLAVLVISARKGEFETGFDRGGQTREHAMLAKTAGVQHLIVLINKMDDPTVLWSEERYQECHDKILPYLKKLGFNPAKDLSFMPVSGQTGLGLKDPLEPSVCPWWSGRPSFIQFIDQLPALNRRAEAPFVMPIIDKYRDMGTFIMGKVEAGEAKKGQTLLVMPNRTQVVVDQFYCDDLEVNSVAPGENVKAKLKGIEEEDISPGFVLCDLNNPVRVGKIFDAQVVILEHKSIICPGYSPVMHIHCAAEEVVVKTLICLIDKKTGEKSKTRPRFVKQDQVVIMRLECSGIICMEIFKTFPQMGRFILRDEGKTVGVGKVLKIVE is encoded by the exons ATGTCCGATGGTAACGGAACTCCGGATTCGTGGGAACAAACAACATTTCAAACGGATACAGGACGTAACGACGTTactaagaaaatttcaacgttgaatGTAAACGCTGCTGAATTCGTACCAAATTTTGGAAGTTTCGGTTCAAAATCAGATAAAAGTACATCAG GAACAGAATCCGAATCCGAAATGACTAGGATAGATGTACCTCAAGAATCGGCGGATCCCGCTCCGCAACCTGTGGCCGGTGATTCGGCCAAAGATAATTCTCCCAGCTCAGCAATAGCCGATTGCTGGGAAGACGCCGTAGACAGTGGTAAGTTAGCGTCTCCCAAGAAGAATAACGTTGAAAATAACGCCTCATCGTCGAGCGATAAAGACGACAATAATGTCGAAGtcgaggaagaagaagaagaagaagaggaggaaGAGAAAGAAGATACGCTCGGCGAACTCGATAAAACCAAGGCGAGGAAAAAAGTCCCTGTCCAGCCCGCCGATGCTGTAAAAAAAGAACACGTTAATCTCGTTATAATCGGACACGTCG ATGCTGGAAAATCTACAATTGGAGGACAAATTATGGCGTTAACTGGTATGGTCGATAAACGTACATTGGAAAAATACGAACGCGAAGCCAAAGAAAGGAGTCGAGAATCTTGGTATCTTTCTTGGGCACTCGATACGAATCAAGAAG AAcgtgaaaaaggaaaaacagtCGAAGTTGGACGAGCTTATTTCGAAACCGAAAAGAAACACTTTACCATTTTAGACGCTCCTGGTCATAAAAGTTTTGTGCCTAATATGATCGGCGGAGCAGCTCAAGCAGACTTAGCTGTCTTA GTTATTTCGGCAAGAAAAGGAGAATTCGAGACGGGTTTCGATAGAGGAGGCCAAACCAGAGAACACGCCATGTTAGCCAAAACCGCCGGCGTTCAACATTTAATAGTTTTGATTAATAAAATGGACGATCCGACTGTACTATGGTCTGAAGAACGATATCAAGAATGTCACGATAAAATATtaccttatttaaaaaaattaggatttaaTCCGGCTAAAGATTTATCATTTATGCCAGTCTCCGGCCAGACTGGTTTAGGCTTAAAAGATCCCCTCGAACCCAGCGTCTGTCCTTGGTggag CGGACGACCTTCGTTTATCCAATTCATAGATCAATTACCAGCTTTAAATAGGCGAGCCGAAGCTCCATTTGTTATGCCAATTATTGATAAGTATAGAGATATGGGTACCTTTATTATGGGTAAAGTCGAAGCTGGCGAAGCCAAAAAGGGCCAAACTTTATTGGTTATGCCAAATAGG ACTCAGGTAGTTGTTGACCAGTTTTACTGTGACGATCTAGAAGTAAATTCGGTAGCTCCTGGTGAGAATGTAAAAGCCAAACTGAAAGGTATCGAAGAAGAAGATATTTCTCCCGGATTTGTTTTATGCGACCTTAATAATCCAGTACGCgtaggaaaaattttcgatGCTCAA GTCGTTATTTTAGAACATAAGAGTATCATTTGTCCTGGATATTCTCCTGTGATGCATATTCATTGTGCTGCCGAAGAAGTCGTTGTTAAA ACTCTCATTTGTTTAATTGATAAGAAAACCGGAGAGAAATCGAAAACGAGACCACGTTTCGTCAAACAAGATCAAGTCGTTATAATGAGGTTGGAATGTTCCGGAATTATTTGTATGGAAATATTTAAAACTTTCCCTCAAATGGGACGATTCATCTTGAGAGACGAAg GTAAAACGGTCGGCGTTGGAAAGGTgcttaaaattgttgaataa